A window of the Pleomorphomonas sp. T1.2MG-36 genome harbors these coding sequences:
- a CDS encoding carbohydrate kinase family protein: MAARRGIVTGGTWCVDNNRVVSFWPEEDGIVEILSQELAGGGSGCNLAVDIRHLDPNMPVETIAIVGDDEGGRFLRGIAEEAGIDHRQMHVDGSLPTQFTDAYASAATHRRTHLFAKAVAAALTPDHFDLAATTGRILHLGLPGFHKQLDGVWEDGDNGWVTILKKARAAGLKTNIELASLEPRILADTVMPCLDHLDYVVVNDVEIGALAGLPTVSHGVTDADLCEAAARKVLDDGAMELVVVHWPKLAIAVTRDGTVARKTSCAIPPDLVIGANGAGDAFAAGMIYGVHEDWPLEKSLALAHATAACSLRSVTTSGSVVGWQETLKLADAWGWRT; the protein is encoded by the coding sequence ATGGCGGCAAGACGCGGCATCGTCACCGGAGGGACCTGGTGCGTCGACAACAACCGCGTGGTCAGCTTCTGGCCGGAGGAGGACGGCATTGTCGAAATCCTCTCCCAGGAACTGGCCGGCGGCGGTTCCGGCTGCAACCTTGCGGTCGATATCCGCCATCTCGATCCGAACATGCCCGTTGAGACCATCGCCATCGTCGGTGACGACGAAGGCGGGCGGTTTCTGCGCGGCATCGCCGAGGAAGCTGGCATCGATCACCGCCAAATGCACGTCGACGGTTCGCTGCCGACGCAGTTTACCGACGCCTATGCCTCTGCGGCGACCCACCGCCGTACGCATCTGTTCGCGAAAGCGGTGGCGGCGGCGCTCACGCCCGATCATTTCGATCTCGCGGCGACGACTGGGCGCATCCTTCACCTGGGGCTGCCGGGCTTCCATAAGCAGCTCGACGGCGTCTGGGAGGATGGCGACAATGGCTGGGTGACGATACTCAAGAAGGCGCGCGCGGCTGGACTCAAGACCAACATCGAGCTGGCCAGCCTCGAACCCCGCATCCTCGCCGATACCGTCATGCCCTGTCTCGATCATCTCGACTATGTCGTGGTCAATGACGTCGAGATCGGAGCGTTGGCCGGGCTTCCCACCGTCAGCCATGGCGTGACCGACGCCGACCTTTGCGAGGCGGCGGCGCGGAAGGTGCTCGACGATGGCGCCATGGAGCTGGTGGTGGTTCACTGGCCGAAGCTTGCCATCGCCGTGACGCGCGATGGCACGGTGGCCAGGAAAACCTCGTGCGCCATCCCGCCCGATCTGGTGATCGGGGCCAACGGGGCCGGCGACGCCTTTGCCGCTGGCATGATCTATGGCGTTCACGAGGATTGGCCGCTCGAGAAATCGCTGGCGCTGGCACACGCCACGGCGGCCTGCTCGCTGCGTTCGGTCACCACGTCAGGATCCGTGGTCGGCTGGCAGGAGACGCTGAAGCTGGCGGATGCCTGGGGTTGGCGAACCTGA
- a CDS encoding NAD(P)/FAD-dependent oxidoreductase: MSDPIVIIGAGQAAAAFAGKLRALGSDRPVTIVGDEPVLPYQRPPLSKKYLVGEATFDRLLLKPPAWYEANDVTVLTGRKATAIDRTRRVAALDDGQELAYATLVLATGATPRRLPPVIGGDLQGVYTLRDKADADALMADFQPGRRLLVIGGGYVGLETAAVARTRGLEVTVIELADRILKRVAAAATADLVRDLHRTHGVDILESTSIVRLVGTEGHLTGAELMDGRTIAADLAVVGIGVAPNAGLAEASGLAVDDGILVDELARTSDPDILAIGDCARFPYGDRLVRLESVQNAFDQGEAAAAALIGMGGAYVPQPWFWSDQYDAKLQIAGLHHGYDDTLKADGPRPGSHAVWYFAAGAMIAVDAFNFPAAFVTAKKLLEAGKRIARHDIETKPLKELLG; encoded by the coding sequence ATGAGCGATCCCATTGTCATCATTGGCGCCGGCCAGGCAGCCGCCGCCTTCGCGGGCAAGCTCCGCGCGCTCGGGTCCGACCGTCCCGTGACGATCGTGGGCGACGAGCCGGTCCTGCCCTACCAGCGTCCGCCGCTGTCCAAGAAGTATCTTGTCGGCGAGGCGACCTTCGACCGGCTGCTGCTGAAGCCGCCGGCCTGGTACGAAGCCAATGACGTGACGGTGCTGACCGGCCGCAAGGCCACCGCAATCGACAGGACGCGACGGGTCGCCGCCCTCGATGACGGACAGGAGCTTGCCTATGCCACTCTGGTTCTGGCGACCGGCGCCACGCCGCGCCGCCTTCCGCCGGTGATCGGCGGCGACCTTCAGGGCGTCTACACGCTCCGCGACAAGGCCGACGCCGACGCGCTGATGGCGGATTTCCAACCCGGGCGTCGCCTGCTGGTGATCGGCGGCGGCTATGTCGGCCTGGAGACGGCGGCGGTTGCCAGAACGCGCGGCCTCGAGGTCACGGTCATCGAACTCGCCGACCGCATCCTGAAGCGCGTCGCCGCCGCCGCGACGGCGGACCTCGTCCGCGATCTGCATCGCACCCACGGCGTCGACATCCTCGAAAGCACGTCCATCGTTCGTCTGGTCGGCACCGAAGGTCACCTTACCGGTGCCGAGCTGATGGACGGCAGGACGATCGCCGCCGATCTCGCCGTCGTCGGCATCGGTGTGGCGCCCAATGCGGGCTTGGCCGAAGCCTCGGGCCTTGCCGTCGACGACGGCATCCTGGTCGACGAGCTCGCACGCACCTCCGACCCCGACATTCTTGCAATCGGCGACTGCGCGCGCTTCCCTTACGGTGATCGGCTGGTTCGCCTTGAGTCGGTGCAGAACGCTTTCGACCAAGGAGAAGCCGCCGCCGCGGCGCTGATCGGCATGGGCGGCGCCTACGTGCCGCAACCATGGTTCTGGTCCGACCAGTATGACGCCAAGCTGCAGATCGCCGGCCTCCACCACGGTTACGACGACACGCTGAAGGCGGACGGCCCACGCCCGGGCAGCCACGCGGTCTGGTATTTTGCGGCAGGGGCGATGATCGCCGTCGACGCTTTCAATTTCCCCGCCGCCTTCGTGACGGCGAAAAAGCTTCTGGAAGCCGGCAAGCGCATAGCCCGTCACGACATCGAGACGAAGCCGCTCAAGGAACTGCTGGGATGA
- a CDS encoding NAD(P)H-dependent glycerol-3-phosphate dehydrogenase, giving the protein MTNTIGVYGAGAWGSALALTAARAGAEVILCGRDAGEADRLNATRRSAHLPDAVFPSAITAHFDPASLAGVELVLLAVPAQSCRLAAATLAEVVGSETAIVSCAKGIEQATGARPSVAIGAALPGRRVAVLSGPGFADDVARGLPTAVTIAAEDAALADAICRRLAGPTFRPYAATDIAGVEMGGALKNVLAIAAGIVAGRALGASAQAAVITRGFVEMRRLAAAFGAEAETLMGLSGFGDLVLTCSSTQSRNYSFGLGIGRGEPPASFGKLAEGAATVGIAVQKAADFSVEVPIMAAVAEVLAGRLSVDDAVDRLMARPLKRENII; this is encoded by the coding sequence ATGACCAACACCATCGGCGTCTACGGAGCCGGCGCCTGGGGCTCGGCGTTGGCGTTGACGGCGGCGCGGGCGGGCGCCGAGGTGATCCTTTGCGGCCGGGATGCCGGCGAGGCCGACAGGCTGAACGCCACGCGGCGTAGCGCGCATCTTCCGGATGCCGTCTTTCCGTCGGCGATAACGGCCCATTTCGATCCGGCCTCGCTTGCGGGTGTCGAGCTCGTGCTCCTTGCCGTACCCGCCCAGTCCTGCCGACTGGCGGCGGCGACGCTTGCCGAGGTCGTCGGGTCGGAAACGGCGATCGTCTCCTGCGCCAAGGGCATCGAACAGGCAACCGGCGCCCGGCCGTCGGTCGCAATCGGGGCGGCGCTTCCGGGTCGGCGAGTGGCTGTGCTGTCGGGGCCTGGTTTCGCCGACGATGTGGCGCGCGGCTTGCCGACGGCGGTGACGATCGCCGCCGAGGACGCGGCGCTTGCCGACGCCATTTGCCGCCGGCTCGCCGGTCCCACGTTCCGGCCCTATGCCGCCACCGACATCGCCGGCGTCGAGATGGGCGGCGCGTTGAAGAACGTGTTGGCGATCGCCGCCGGCATCGTCGCCGGCCGCGCGCTCGGTGCGTCGGCGCAGGCGGCCGTCATCACGCGCGGCTTCGTCGAGATGCGCCGGCTGGCCGCCGCCTTCGGTGCCGAGGCCGAGACGCTGATGGGCCTCTCCGGCTTTGGCGATCTGGTGCTGACCTGCTCGTCCACCCAGTCGCGAAACTATTCCTTCGGGCTTGGCATCGGCCGGGGAGAGCCGCCGGCAAGCTTCGGCAAACTGGCTGAAGGCGCTGCTACCGTCGGTATCGCCGTTCAGAAGGCGGCCGACTTTTCGGTCGAGGTTCCGATCATGGCCGCCGTGGCCGAGGTGCTCGCCGGCCGCCTTTCGGTCGACGATGCCGTCGACCGGCTGATGGCGCGTCCGCTCAAGCGGGAAAATATCATCTGA
- the tsaD gene encoding tRNA (adenosine(37)-N6)-threonylcarbamoyltransferase complex transferase subunit TsaD, protein MVVLGLESSCDETAAAVVRRCADGSGEILSNVVFSQIEQHAAFGGVVPEIAARAHVEVMDGLVEAALAEAGYTLGEVDAVAATAGPGLIGGVLIGLTTAKALAYAARKPLVAVNHLEGHALTARLTHGVEFPYLLLLVSGGHSQILRVDGVGRYTRIGTTIDDALGEAFDKTAKLLQLGYPGGPAVEKMAAEGDARRVALPRPLIGRDEPNFSFSGLKTAVRHEAEALAPLSRQDVADICASFQAAVSDVVADRVGLAVRRFAGTLADGRPPVLVVAGGVAANKAIRARLDAVMADLNGRLVVPPGNLCTDNGAMIAWAGAERLALGHTDGFDVAARPRWPLDDVAVPLVGHGRLGAKV, encoded by the coding sequence ATCGTCGTTCTCGGGCTCGAAAGCTCCTGCGACGAGACCGCCGCCGCCGTCGTGCGGCGCTGCGCCGATGGATCGGGCGAAATTCTTTCCAACGTCGTCTTCTCGCAGATCGAGCAACACGCGGCCTTCGGCGGCGTGGTGCCGGAGATCGCCGCCCGTGCCCATGTCGAGGTGATGGACGGCCTCGTCGAGGCGGCGCTTGCCGAGGCGGGGTATACGCTCGGCGAAGTCGATGCGGTGGCGGCGACGGCCGGGCCCGGTCTGATCGGCGGCGTGCTGATCGGCCTCACCACGGCCAAGGCGCTGGCCTACGCGGCGAGAAAGCCGCTTGTCGCCGTCAATCACCTCGAGGGGCATGCGCTGACCGCCCGCCTCACACATGGCGTCGAGTTTCCCTACCTGCTGCTGCTGGTCTCCGGCGGACACAGCCAGATTCTGAGGGTCGATGGCGTCGGCCGATACACGCGCATCGGCACCACCATCGACGATGCGCTCGGCGAGGCGTTCGACAAGACGGCCAAGCTGCTTCAGCTCGGCTACCCCGGTGGGCCGGCGGTGGAGAAGATGGCGGCCGAGGGCGACGCCCGCCGCGTCGCGCTGCCCCGGCCACTTATCGGCCGCGACGAGCCCAACTTCTCCTTCTCCGGCCTCAAGACGGCGGTGCGCCATGAAGCGGAGGCTCTGGCGCCGCTTTCCCGGCAGGACGTGGCCGACATCTGCGCCTCGTTCCAGGCGGCGGTATCGGATGTGGTGGCCGACCGGGTCGGCCTTGCCGTGCGGCGGTTTGCCGGGACGCTTGCCGACGGACGCCCGCCGGTGCTGGTGGTGGCCGGTGGCGTTGCCGCCAACAAGGCGATCCGCGCCCGGCTCGACGCCGTGATGGCGGATCTCAATGGCCGTCTCGTCGTACCGCCCGGCAACCTTTGCACCGACAACGGAGCCATGATCGCCTGGGCCGGCGCCGAACGGCTGGCGCTCGGCCATACCGACGGATTTGACGTGGCGGCACGACCGCGCTGGCCGCTCGACGACGTTGCCGTGCCGCTCGTCGGCCATGGCCGGCTGGGGGCGAAGGTATGA
- the hemC gene encoding hydroxymethylbilane synthase — protein MQPKPIRLGTRGSPLALAQAHEVRDRLIAAWGARAPEVEIVPISTAGDRIQDRPLAEVGGKGLFTEEIEAGLSTGVLDIAVHSSKDMPTVLPDGLVLGHFLEREDARDAFVSLKYGSLAELPEGAVVGTASLRRGAIVRRLRPDLVVIPYRGNVQTRLRKLREGIADATLLAVAGLKRLGMLDVATEILNIETFPPAVGQGAICIESRIDDARIAELLAPIHHAPTATALACERAYLARLDGSCRTPIAGHATVADGRVDLHGLILTPDGSVAHEGRDSGTDPESVGDRLGAHLAALAGPGFFGGS, from the coding sequence GTGCAACCAAAACCCATCCGTCTCGGCACGCGCGGCAGTCCGCTCGCTCTTGCCCAGGCCCATGAGGTCCGCGACCGTTTGATCGCCGCTTGGGGAGCAAGGGCGCCAGAAGTTGAGATCGTGCCGATCAGCACGGCTGGCGACCGCATCCAGGATCGACCGCTCGCCGAGGTGGGCGGCAAGGGCCTGTTCACCGAGGAAATCGAGGCCGGCCTGTCGACCGGCGTCCTCGACATCGCCGTCCACTCCTCCAAGGACATGCCGACGGTTCTGCCCGACGGCCTCGTGCTCGGCCACTTCCTGGAGCGCGAGGACGCGCGCGATGCCTTCGTTTCGCTGAAATACGGCTCGCTTGCCGAACTGCCCGAGGGTGCGGTGGTCGGCACGGCGTCGCTGAGGCGCGGCGCGATCGTCCGCCGCCTCCGTCCCGACCTGGTGGTGATCCCCTATCGCGGCAACGTCCAGACCCGGCTGCGCAAGCTCCGCGAAGGCATCGCCGACGCGACGCTGCTTGCGGTCGCCGGTCTGAAGCGGCTCGGCATGCTCGACGTGGCGACCGAGATTCTGAATATCGAGACCTTTCCGCCTGCCGTCGGTCAGGGCGCGATCTGCATCGAGAGCCGGATCGATGACGCGCGGATTGCCGAACTGCTGGCGCCGATCCACCATGCGCCGACGGCCACGGCGCTTGCCTGCGAACGCGCCTATCTCGCCCGGCTCGACGGGTCCTGCCGCACGCCGATCGCCGGACATGCCACGGTGGCGGACGGTCGCGTCGATCTCCATGGCTTGATCCTGACGCCGGATGGAAGCGTTGCCCACGAAGGTCGGGACAGCGGCACCGACCCGGAGAGCGTCGGCGATCGTCTGGGTGCCCACCTCGCCGCGCTTGCCGGGCCCGGTTTCTTCGGCGGGAGCTGA
- a CDS encoding uroporphyrinogen-III synthase, whose product MVLLVLRPEPQASDMVAALAARGVPALAEPMLSIEPASDPAGRVRMADPEAEALILTSRQTVAILKGAEGLDTLIRLPVIAVGGGTAHDARAAGFTDVRSADGNADDLVDLVARTGFHRLIHAGGRDKAGDIAGRLAALGVAVSEAELYRAEPRLTLAPEIADAFAEEHITGLIVASRRSAQAFVDLMDAMDWAPRLARLGAVALSEAAAAPLGGRVAELVVAAEPTGPALVEASVALAARLRETVGGEQEAEGLETMVSEDHRKDAGRRNRPKAPVIDLEATEVAKAAQPPKPPQEPPREPPVPEPPAPQPPEPEKPIIEPPGPDVPPIEPPPGDLPPIGDPPKPDRPMMGATDGGVDAAAEAAAPPRTDRPSQMKALLPLLGSGLVGGCAAALVMLAVLPVGGSREETSSVDPATLEARLGEVADRLAAGQQATETLGSRIASLEGREVPTVDFAPLATRIDDLAARLDATEKAAAEKPTVDPAALTALEGRITELAAAADALKADNAALAPRLAAVEERLANAPKGGEIAALSLALTSLSGKIDAGLPFATDLAVIAAAAPDLPGLGDLRTHAETGVPTRDRLLATLPVDAMLARRPVEPGKGWMDGVFDSAKSLVNYRETGPAVTDPASGAVEAIRAALERGDAAAAKAAADTLPAWARPPAEAWLADLDARVRVDAGVKAISARIVDRLSVPAAD is encoded by the coding sequence ATGGTTCTACTCGTCCTCCGTCCGGAACCGCAGGCGAGCGACATGGTGGCGGCGCTCGCCGCCCGAGGCGTTCCGGCCCTTGCCGAACCCATGCTGAGCATCGAGCCCGCGTCCGACCCTGCCGGCCGCGTCCGGATGGCCGACCCCGAGGCCGAGGCGTTGATCCTCACCTCGCGCCAGACCGTGGCGATCCTGAAGGGGGCGGAGGGCCTCGATACCCTCATCCGGCTGCCGGTGATCGCCGTCGGTGGAGGCACCGCCCACGATGCCCGCGCCGCCGGTTTCACAGATGTACGTTCGGCCGACGGCAACGCCGACGACCTCGTCGACCTCGTCGCCCGAACCGGCTTTCACCGCCTGATCCACGCCGGCGGTCGCGACAAGGCAGGCGACATCGCCGGCCGGCTGGCAGCGCTCGGCGTCGCCGTTTCGGAGGCCGAGCTCTACCGGGCCGAACCGCGACTGACGCTCGCCCCCGAAATCGCCGACGCCTTCGCCGAGGAGCACATCACCGGGCTGATCGTCGCCTCGCGCCGCTCCGCGCAAGCTTTCGTTGATCTGATGGACGCAATGGACTGGGCGCCCCGCCTCGCCCGTCTCGGCGCGGTGGCGTTGTCCGAAGCGGCGGCGGCGCCGCTCGGCGGCCGTGTCGCCGAACTGGTCGTCGCGGCGGAACCGACAGGACCGGCTCTCGTTGAAGCCAGCGTTGCGCTCGCCGCCCGGCTGCGCGAAACTGTCGGCGGCGAGCAAGAAGCGGAGGGACTTGAGACCATGGTATCCGAAGACCACCGCAAGGACGCCGGCCGGCGCAATCGCCCGAAAGCTCCAGTCATCGACCTTGAAGCGACGGAGGTGGCAAAGGCCGCCCAACCGCCCAAGCCACCCCAGGAACCGCCTCGCGAACCGCCCGTTCCCGAGCCGCCAGCTCCCCAACCTCCGGAACCGGAGAAGCCTATCATCGAACCGCCCGGGCCGGACGTTCCTCCGATCGAGCCACCGCCCGGAGATCTGCCCCCCATCGGCGATCCGCCAAAGCCGGACAGACCGATGATGGGAGCCACCGATGGCGGGGTGGACGCAGCAGCGGAAGCCGCTGCGCCACCACGCACCGATCGGCCCAGCCAGATGAAGGCGCTGCTGCCTCTCCTGGGCTCCGGCCTCGTCGGCGGCTGTGCCGCAGCCCTGGTTATGCTCGCGGTTCTGCCTGTCGGCGGCAGCCGCGAGGAAACCAGCAGTGTCGATCCGGCAACGCTGGAAGCGCGCCTCGGCGAGGTCGCCGACCGGCTGGCGGCAGGCCAGCAGGCGACGGAGACGCTCGGCAGCCGCATCGCCTCCCTTGAAGGGCGCGAAGTTCCGACCGTGGATTTCGCCCCACTCGCGACCCGCATCGATGATCTCGCCGCCCGGCTGGATGCGACCGAGAAGGCGGCGGCCGAAAAGCCGACCGTCGATCCTGCCGCACTCACCGCGCTGGAAGGCCGCATCACCGAACTGGCCGCGGCAGCCGATGCGCTGAAGGCCGACAACGCTGCCTTGGCGCCTCGGCTCGCCGCCGTCGAAGAGCGCCTTGCCAATGCCCCAAAGGGTGGCGAAATCGCCGCCTTGTCGCTCGCCCTCACCTCGCTGTCCGGCAAGATCGATGCCGGCCTGCCGTTCGCGACCGACCTCGCCGTGATCGCAGCCGCCGCCCCCGATCTTCCCGGTCTCGGCGACCTCAGGACACATGCCGAAACGGGTGTACCCACCCGCGACCGGCTGCTGGCCACGCTGCCGGTCGATGCCATGCTGGCTCGGCGGCCGGTGGAGCCCGGCAAGGGCTGGATGGATGGCGTTTTCGATAGCGCCAAATCCTTGGTCAACTATCGCGAAACCGGCCCCGCCGTCACCGACCCCGCCTCCGGCGCCGTCGAGGCGATCCGGGCGGCGCTCGAACGGGGTGACGCCGCTGCCGCCAAGGCCGCTGCCGACACCTTGCCGGCCTGGGCGCGTCCACCGGCCGAGGCGTGGCTTGCCGATCTCGATGCTCGCGTTCGCGTCGATGCCGGCGTCAAGGCCATCTCCGCCCGTATCGTCGATCGCCTGTCGGTGCCCGCCGCAGACTGA
- a CDS encoding heme biosynthesis protein HemY, whose protein sequence is MIRILLSVAALFIAVLAFDWLGGVPVAVSISWPGGAAAPPLRVVVVALLVLAVALLVIWKVTSGLWRAPRGLRTYFAGRRRDRGYRALSRGMIAVGSGDYRLAQREATEANRFLESEPLVLLLAAQAAQLEGRSDAARQAFTRMLKASETRLLGLRGLYIEATRAGEAAAARQFAAEAQKENPALPWAGAAMMDYLSADRNWGEALSVLDQNVAGRLVGKGDANRLRAVLLTARALEVEDGEPEKARAFALEAHKIAPDFVPAATVAARTLARQLDTRRAAKVLEATWKLNPHPDLAVAYLHLRPGDSARDRLKRARMLENLKPVHPEGAVTVARAALDAREFSLAREALAKALRQAPTERVCLMMAELEESESGDIGRVREWLARAVRAPRDAAWTADGLVLDAWQPLSPLSGRLDAVEWRVPAEREIGEAIDGNDLAVIAATPHAPSAPEALPATETEEAPDAPPPIAEMERQPPARQVAEPQDEPIATPEKAETPAAPIIAVAPAKPATAVEPAEATGGVVVDPLAVLPPPPDDPGPANGKGLARSLTPQSPFS, encoded by the coding sequence ATGATCCGCATTCTTCTGTCGGTCGCCGCACTGTTCATCGCCGTCCTCGCCTTCGATTGGTTGGGTGGCGTGCCGGTTGCCGTCTCGATCAGTTGGCCGGGCGGTGCCGCGGCGCCGCCCCTGCGCGTCGTCGTGGTCGCGCTGCTGGTTCTCGCGGTTGCCCTTCTGGTCATTTGGAAAGTCACGTCCGGCCTGTGGCGCGCCCCGCGCGGCCTGCGCACCTACTTCGCCGGCCGCCGTCGCGACCGTGGCTACCGGGCTCTGTCGCGCGGCATGATCGCCGTCGGCTCGGGCGATTACCGCCTTGCCCAGCGCGAAGCCACCGAAGCCAACCGTTTTCTGGAAAGCGAACCGCTGGTCCTGCTGCTCGCCGCCCAGGCCGCCCAGCTCGAAGGCCGGAGCGACGCCGCTCGCCAAGCCTTCACGCGCATGCTGAAGGCGTCGGAAACGCGCCTGCTCGGTCTCCGCGGTCTCTATATCGAAGCGACGCGCGCCGGCGAGGCGGCAGCAGCCCGCCAGTTCGCCGCCGAAGCGCAGAAGGAGAATCCCGCGCTGCCTTGGGCTGGCGCCGCCATGATGGATTATCTCTCCGCCGACCGGAACTGGGGCGAAGCGCTGTCCGTGCTCGATCAGAATGTCGCCGGGCGCTTGGTCGGCAAGGGCGACGCGAACCGTCTGCGGGCAGTGCTGCTCACCGCCCGCGCGCTTGAAGTCGAGGATGGCGAACCGGAAAAGGCTCGTGCCTTCGCGCTCGAAGCCCACAAGATCGCGCCGGACTTCGTGCCGGCAGCCACCGTCGCGGCGCGCACGCTGGCTCGCCAGCTTGACACCCGCCGGGCGGCGAAGGTCCTGGAAGCCACCTGGAAGCTGAACCCGCATCCCGATCTCGCCGTGGCCTATCTGCATCTGCGGCCGGGCGATTCGGCACGTGACCGCCTGAAGCGCGCCCGCATGCTGGAAAACCTGAAGCCGGTGCATCCCGAAGGCGCGGTGACCGTGGCCCGGGCCGCGCTCGACGCCCGCGAGTTCTCGCTGGCCCGCGAGGCACTTGCCAAGGCCTTGCGTCAGGCGCCGACCGAACGCGTCTGTCTGATGATGGCGGAGCTTGAGGAAAGCGAAAGCGGCGATATCGGCCGCGTCCGCGAGTGGCTCGCCCGCGCGGTGCGCGCGCCGCGCGACGCCGCCTGGACCGCCGACGGTCTGGTGCTCGACGCCTGGCAGCCGCTTTCCCCGTTGTCGGGCCGGCTTGACGCGGTGGAATGGCGGGTGCCCGCCGAGCGCGAGATAGGCGAAGCGATCGACGGTAACGACCTTGCCGTCATCGCGGCAACGCCACACGCACCGTCCGCTCCGGAAGCACTGCCGGCCACGGAAACGGAAGAAGCGCCGGACGCTCCCCCTCCTATCGCCGAAATGGAACGGCAACCGCCGGCACGACAGGTCGCCGAACCACAGGACGAGCCGATCGCGACACCGGAAAAGGCCGAGACACCCGCTGCTCCGATCATCGCCGTGGCGCCCGCAAAGCCCGCCACGGCCGTGGAGCCGGCGGAGGCAACGGGTGGGGTCGTGGTCGATCCTCTGGCCGTGTTGCCGCCACCGCCCGACGATCCGGGACCGGCCAACGGCAAGGGGCTGGCACGCAGCCTGACGCCGCAATCGCCCTTCTCGTGA
- a CDS encoding rubrerythrin family protein: protein MPTTTDNLKEAFAGESQANRKYLAYADAAVREGKPGVAKLFRAVAAAETIHAHAHLRALGAIKGTLDNLADAMEGESHEFTSMYPAMVATAKAEGHKRAIRSMTEAMEVEKIHYGLFGDALDAVKAGGDLGDVVIRICPNCGHTVIGDAPEACPVCACAGEHYKIIE from the coding sequence ATGCCCACCACCACGGACAACCTCAAGGAAGCCTTCGCCGGCGAAAGCCAGGCCAACCGCAAGTATCTCGCCTATGCCGATGCCGCCGTCCGGGAAGGCAAGCCGGGCGTCGCCAAGCTGTTCCGCGCCGTCGCCGCCGCCGAGACCATCCATGCCCACGCCCATTTGCGCGCGCTCGGCGCCATCAAGGGCACGCTCGACAACCTCGCGGACGCCATGGAAGGCGAGAGCCACGAGTTCACCTCGATGTATCCGGCGATGGTCGCAACGGCCAAGGCCGAGGGGCATAAGCGCGCCATTCGGTCGATGACCGAGGCGATGGAAGTGGAGAAGATCCACTATGGCCTGTTCGGCGATGCGCTGGACGCGGTGAAGGCCGGCGGCGACCTCGGCGATGTCGTCATTCGGATCTGCCCGAACTGCGGCCATACGGTGATCGGCGATGCGCCGGAAGCCTGTCCTGTCTGCGCTTGCGCCGGCGAACACTACAAGATCATCGAGTGA